The DNA window aacatttataaaagaaaaaatcccagCTGTCTAGCTGTTCTTTGTAGCTGATAGGTGCATTCCCTTGATTGTTCGATAGCTAGAGTACGGCTTCCAAAACTAATCTTTAAATTTCTCCATCGGCTTTCTTCATCTTCTAAACTGACTTAAGTCCTTCAAGGAAGCTCAGTGCTAAGATTTGTGGCATTTAACTTCCTTCTGTTATTATTCCACCATGGCTTGGGCCCAACTCATGGAATCAAAAGTTCTAGAGGAATCCACTCAGCACGGTGATAATTCAAAGGACAGCCGAGTTACTATATTAGCATTGCAcgaataaacaaatatatatgacAATTCTATATTCCATTAACCCCtcccattttgttttaaaaaaatgttggttGGCCTTTGAAATCATTTTCTGTCTCACTGGTAATTGCTTTATATACTGCTCCATCAGCCAAcctgaaagaaaccaaagaaaagcaCCCACAGCTTTATAGGTAGAGCACAAGGGACTCTGGGAATGTTAACAACTGAGGCTATATGGCatcaatttatttaatatatCTGAGCATTATTCTTCAGGGCTCTGTGTAGCACTTCAGGAGAGTCACACCCAGAATTCCATTGTGGGAAAAATGGCTCCATTAACCTTGAGCTAGTTAAGAGTCTTTTTTATCTCTGAGAATGAAATAGGTTTGGGGTATCagggaagagaagcagaggagagaaaggggtagACCAGGAGGGAAAGACAGGGGAAGCAGGGAGAATAtacaacagcaaaacaacagcaggGATTTGGCAAAGGAAACAGGATTCACAGACAGTAGAAGCAGTataggtgacaccacagagaaaGGCCACCACGAAAAACCACTAACCCCCAAGAGTCACTGATTCACTAGGACTGCAGGAATGGGACTGTGCCACTCCACTAGAGACAGAGCACAGAGAAGACAGTGGACAAAACGACTACATTAGCTTAGCATATACtgcatatagaaacacacactgaAACTGCAATGGGACCCACAGCCAAGGACACTACACGTTGTACACATTACAGTTCTCACATCTGGTATTAGATGCCTTAACAAACAGCTGCCAAAAAACGAAGTGGGAGAAGAATCTATACTGGACAGTCATTTGGAGTGTTTGACACCACACTGATTTCTGGCAACAAAGACAAAAtaggctattttttttcttttttctttttttttctttttttcattgaatgTGCAGTTTTCAGTTGCAGTTATCTGTCTGAAGCTCATTAAcccatttttcagttttaaaaacttgTTGGTTTCAACTCAGAGATAAGAACCTAAGGGAAATAAATTCCATCAAATTAGCCCCCAATacaacctatttttttttcttagcaagaaacgaaaacaaaaaatctcaaacaaacaaaaaacatgttacatagttctcctttcccttcttttacTCTGAAGTGTTACTGAAGTTGTAAAATCAGCCTCAGTTAGACTGagtaaggattaaaaaaaaaaaaaaaaaaagcttaacaaAAGGCAGGATGTACTTTAACTGCTCCTCAAATCAGTCCGAGTTGTCCAAAAGCCCCCTTTTAATAGGGCTTTACTGACCCATTAAATTGAAAGTGAGGCTATGTTTGTTAGTTGGGAGGTAAATTTAAGTCCTGCAGCAAATGTTAATGAGGGCTTTGTCTTAACTAACCAAGGAGACTGTAGCAACGGGGCTCCGGACCAGGACAGGACACAGTTTCTTTTCCAAAACCCAGCCCGGGAGCTGTGTTTTGAATGAAGACATTACAGATTAATAAATGATAGCACCATGGTTTTAGAAATTAAGTTAATGTTTCAGTAATTACCACTTagtccaacttttttttaaaacattctagTCACAGGCCAGAAATTAAGTTTAAGAacccaaattatttttatgtgcaagtaagaaaatcttaaaatcttaatcataaaaagaattaaattctgcataaaattctaaaatactATTCCCCTATTTTCAAAGGAATTAGGGACAGGAAAACTAAAAACACCTACCCCATTTCATTTGACTTAGTCAAACAGGGCACAATCATTTATGCTTGTCTCTTTCCATCTTGATCATATCAAGATCTTTAGGAAGAAAAACCCAATGGTTGTCACTTGAGAAATCTCTTGACCACAAGACTGAGTATTCTATGGCAGAGGCATATACACACGAAGGACATCTTAGTAAAGATGCAAAGGAAAGCCAAACAACCCAACACACatcttagaagacaaaatggcaggcaACCGGTCCTCTGACCCTCTGaaggcaaaaaaataaacatgtctttACAAGAAAGAATAAgttcaatgaaagaaaagagagggatgGAAGGGGGCCGCCGTGTTGCGAGAAGACGCTGACCTGCTCGAATTCAAAGTGCTAGAATGAAAGGTCTAAACAAAAAAATGCCTACGATGCCTCCGAGTGGGGCCCTGCTCAGTCCTCCTTGCGTTCCAGAGTCTGTGCCGCGTGGATGCCATTGCTGTAGACCGGGAAGGGCAGCGTGGAGAAGAGTCCCTCAGCCGTGGTGAACACATTGCCACCAGGCATCTGTGTGAGGCTGGCTGCGCTCACAGCGCCGCCAAATGGTCCTGACATGTTGAGCCGGTGCACGTGGTGGTACAGCATCTCCATGGGCGTCTTGGGGTCAAGGCCGAAGCCGGGGCTGTTAACGTCCACGAAGTTAACAGCATGCGCGTTGGGTAGCAGGTTGCCCTGCATGGCCAGGGTCACCTCAGCAGGTGCGTAGCGGATGGTGCCCGTGGTATAGACCCTCTGCGCGGCCGTGCTGGTGGCCGCCAGGGTCCCTGTCACCCGGTGCACAAGAGGAAGCACAACGTTGCCTGCTTGCAACCTCTGCAGGGCCTCCAGGTCCCCAGTGTACAGCAAGGAGTTGGATGCACCAGGGCCACCCCCGCCGCCCCCTGCCCCGCCCCCGGGGTGCTTGTCTCGCGGGGATGCTGAGAGCGGAGGCGACAGAGGGTCGGAGGCCACTGGGGCCGAGCCGCTAAACTGAGTCTTGCGGCTGGCGGTGCCATCGGCGCCCGGTGGGGTGAGGACCGAGTCGGGGATGGCCACGTGCAGTGCTCCCCCGCCGCtgccgccaccgccaccgccaccgccaccgccaccctGGCCCTGCGGGGACGGGAAGTGCTCAGAGTTGGGGGGTTTGGTCATGCTGTATGGGGACTCATTCCTGGAGATCTCCCGGTTGGGCGGGTAGTTCCAGATGCTGCTGTCGTTGTCGAAGTTGATGGGTTCTGCGATCTCTGTCTTGATCTTAAGCACAGAGGCGCTGTGTGGTGATGACAGCAGTCGCGGTGGCTCCACCAGGCCGGCATCCAGGCCCGGGCTGGACGCGCTGGACAGGCGCCGGCGACTGGCGCTGCCACCCTTCTGCCTTTTCCGCCGCCGCTTGCGCTTCTGGTGCTTGCTGGACGCCTGCGCGCCCGCTTCGCCCGCGCTGTCCGAGTCCTTGGCGCTGTCCGACGTGAGCGACTCGCAGGGCTGCAGCCGCAGGTCTGCCTCGCTCTCCACGTAGCGCTCCACTTTGATCTGCATGGGGCCGAGCGCACCGAAGCCATCCTCGGCCGCCTTGGGGTGCTCAAAGTCTGAATGCTCGAAGCTGTCGTCGCTGTCGCGGCTGTCCGGGTTGCTGGAGCTGTGGCCGTCGTCGTTGCAGTTCATGTCGTTGTCACATCCGCTGCCTGACTTCTTGCGGTCAGGTTCCGGATCTTCGCTGTTCTCGGACTGATTGCCCTTCTCGTCCGACTTGGAGTTCTCGTTGTCCTCTGCGGGAGGCCCGCAGGTGGCAgaagggcaggaggggagagagaagacatCGAGTTAGTGGGGCAGTAGAATTTAGGATCCAGCATAGCACGAACCGCAGCGCCCGTCTAACAAGAAAGCCCAGGCTTAGCTGGAGCTTAGGGGCAGGGGTGGGCCATAGGCCAGCAATACCAGCCTCTTCCGGTAGGCCTTCCACAAACAAAGCCCCACACCTGGCACTTATGGAGACCCCCAGACTCTGCCCTGACTCTCCAGGTCAGATACTGCTTGTGAACAGGTGATTGTTAGGCACAGTCAAGCGTGGGAAGTCCTGTGGACACACCCAGGGAGTCAGATTAACATGGAATACGGTTTAGGGACACGGAAGACAAGACAGTGGAGTGTCCCGTGACTGTTAGAGAGGTTTGTGCTTTCCGTTGACGATCATCTATTCATTATTGAAAATTACACTCTGTATCTGTGGTTTCCCCGCCACCATGCTATCATTCACCTTTTGACTCTCATTTTATGTCTCTCTTCAGCTGTAAGCTCGTAATAGTAAGGGGTTTTGTTAACTACTATATAAACAAGAGGCCGAAAATTCTAGAACTCCAGCTGGGGGAGGGTGGGGCGACGACCACAACACATTTTAGGGACCCGGAAAACAAGCTCCACCACAAAGTGCgcccaccccacaccccaagcTGTGTCTGGAATAGAGATATTCCTTGTCCACAGCCCTGGAGTTCTGGTGCTCTAAGCGGGGCAGGCCGATGGAGGGGTCTGCTTTCCTCATTTGAGGGAGAACAGATTTCCCCTCAGTCACAGACTCGGGAAACTCAGAGGGGATGTTGATTTTTATGGTTTTGCCACAAAGTGTGGGTAGCAGACTGGATTAGAGCCTTGGGCGAATCCTGTACCCACTCTGGCCCTCATTTCCCCTGTGTCTATGGAAGGGGACTGGAAATAGGAAGAAGACTAAACGTCCTGTAGCTTCTAGAAGTGTACTCCCTCAGATAATCAGAAATGGGGGAGCACGGACTTGTTATAAATACTGcaggaaataaaaagtaacagATCAGCATCCGAGAAAATATTTAGTATTGTTTTATGCTGAAAGCTGTTTACTGGGGCAAAGGTTCCAGAAAAACTTCTCCCCCTTGAGTATGGATAGATAGTATGGAGCAGTGaacaaaacaggcaaaaaaaaaaaaaaaaaaaaagcctcaagcCCATGAACTTATATCCTATTTTAGAGGCTCCATCCCAGCTTGGTGGGGACTGAACCTTGACCATCCTGGACCTGGCAGAGCTATTCCTCATACTTGCTCTAGCTATGGAGTCATAGCACGATTAAGGATGGGAGGGCCAACATTAAGTGGTTAATCTGTCCTGTATGTTTATGTGaactacatatacacataaatgtcacggcacatatatgtttatacataataTGGATATACACATTGGTGTGTTTTGAGATAATCAGTCAGGAACAATTTCCCAGATACATCCTGTTATATGATTTGGCTAGTTGCTAGGTCTCTGACTGTGGCCCTCTAGTTGCTACCCACCCCTGGTGTTTGGACCAGCAAGCCTTAGCTATAAAGCATGGAGAAGTAATACCTGTTATACCTGAGGTATCTTTAGAGTCTGATTCAGAGTCGGATGTCTCAGAGGATTCTGAAGTTTTCTCTGGCAAGTGTGGGAGCTGCGCAATGTCCATGGGTGTGTCCTTGTACTCAGGGTTACTGTGGGAAGGAAGACATCCATCAGGAGGGCAGGCATTCGTCATCTCCTGAACTTCCCTGCCCCAAACTTCCAGAGTTGAGGAAGTTTAGAGGACTGAATAGGAAGTTACTTCTCAGCTCCTCACGGGACTTTTCACAGAAGCTAGGCTTGTTCGTGCCAGGGTACAGGTGCACCCTGCCACAATGATTGAATACCCCGAATGCTGCACGAAAGGCACTAAAAAGCTTTTAAATAATCAGGTACCACCGGGGGCCAGAGAACTGTGCAGCTTGCCGCTCCTCCTGGCATAACACCTGGGGGCTGGGCCAATGAGAGGAAATCTCAGCCATTCATTCCCATACCACCTGGTGTGTCCTACCTTCTCTCAGGCTACTAATGAGTTCATTGCCTCAGTACCCTTGCCTTGGCCCCTGGATGCAACTTCTCAGCTGTTCTGTTGGTTCCAAAGCTATTGGGGAAGGGGGTTGGCAGGCCCTTGGTGCCTAACGATCTGTCAGATGCACAGGTGCATCTTGGGATGCTCAGCTCCCGAACTGTCAGCACACCCATTACAATCACAGTTTCATCTGCTCATGTGGTGTACACCTGTGGCTTGTTAGCTGGGAATCTGATTGCAGTGGGAGAGGCCCAGTATAAGAGAGACCCTAACAGAATGGAGCTAAACCCATGTACACAAATGTGCTtaatgttctgtttttaatttaagaatgAGCCTCTTCTGGAAATGAAATGCTTGGTCAGTTTGAGCCAATCCCAGGCTGCCAAACTTAAGATCAGTAGAGGCTTCTGTAGCCTCTAGGCACAAGGAAAGCGCCTTGCCTCCAAGCGGGAAAAGCCTCTTCTGTCTTGTACACGGGCTGGCCAAAGCAGTGACAAGGCACAAGGGTCCTCATATGCTTCTGAATTCCCCCATTTTAAGAAGTCACTGCAAATGTCCCTGGGAGGGTTAATTCACTGAGATGGATTATCAGGCATTTACTCCTTAGTGTGAATTAGCTTTAGCAGCAACAGCTTTCTCTAGATAATCAGATGAGACTAATGGTAGGAAGGCCGACTTGGCACTTTGCAGTCTCTGAGTGTAGAATTCTGGTAATGCTGCCCGAATGGGCAGAAGATCAACGGCAGTGTTCTGAACAGTGGAAGGTGAGCCTGGATAGGGTCCAGAAGGGGAGTATTGCTTGGGAAAGAATAATCCCTTTTGGCTAagaaggtgggaaagaaaagccGATTTAGGAGTTTTGCTGTGCCAAGGAATGATTTTCTTAGTAGGTCTCCAGCCTACAGAATGGTACCCATGAGTGGCCACCTTGTGAAGTGGCTTTTGTCTCAGCTCACTGGAACCCTGTAGTCTTGGTGCCATGGGGGCTCCATGATGATTGGTCTCCAGTTGGCTGTCAGTTATTAGTGATCTCAGGGTAGGTTTTAAAGCCATCTGTAAAAGACCTCCCATACCTGAGACCAAGGCTCTGATGCCCGAAGGCTGGCCTTTCCTGCCCAAATGGCTTTCTTCCTATCTGTATGGAATTTGATGAGCTAGAATAACCAAGTGCTTGCAGGCTGGTCCTGTTTGACTCCAGGCTAGATTACTGGAGTTGATCCAATGCCTTCTATTCCTTGCTGCTACTTCTGCCATTTCAGGCAGTGGGAAGTGGCTAATGAAGTAGTCTAAAGTAAACAGTAaccgaaaaataaataaaataggcaaTATTGCCCAGGAAATAGATAATGACAGGTAAATAAGCCCCACAGGCTATGaataacaaacacacagatgACCTCAGAGCCCTTCAGTGCATTAATGTGGCAGACAGACACTGTCTATCCTTTAGGAAGATTTGccaggttttatttctttatagcGACACCACCACTTTTGCCTAGCAAAggagcatgtgtatgtgtgtggtatattgtTCTATTTTCTGTAGGTCACAGGAACTTTCATGGCTTTCTGTGGTAGACATAGTGACCTTTTCATGGAACGACTTAAAAGGATCTCTTGATGTCAGAAACTCCATGGCGATATCACAACCAAAGGGGATGGTCCTCACCATTATCAGGCCCCGTAGAAAgccacactaaacacacacacacacacacacacacacacacacacacacacacacacacacacacacatacatatttttaccTTTAGAGAGAATTAATATAGAGCAGAAGAggtcaaaaaaggaaaaagaaaagtagataaATGAAAACTCTTGTAAGTGGGATCCATTAAGGCCCTCTCCAGAGCAATAATCATTAGTGTCTGATTGATATGCTGTGGGAAGCAAACACATTCATGCCTCCAGTCAAAGGCCAAAGTCTGGGAAACACTGAAGGGCCAATGTGCTGATGAGCCACGCTGGTTAACATCTCATCTCCATTTGGCTGTCTCTAAGAAAAATGGGACTCAGGTAGTCTTTGTCGAAATTATCAGCCAAAGGGCACCAACTTCCATTCATTAGCTCTCCTGGAAGTTTTTCTACTCCTGCTTGGTGCCTTCAGGACAACGGAGGCCAAAGACTAGAATGATGGTGGTGGGTGGGAGCCATGCCACACACTGTGACAGGACTGGTAGCAAACTTTGCAGAAGGCTTATCCTCAAACTGAAACCATCCAGGTTGTCAGAATCCCAAAGCAGAGCAGacacagggaaagagaaagaaaaggtaccTCACACTGGCATTTGGGAAGCAGTGAATTTGGACTACCATGGACATAAAATTTAAGACTATAAAACTTGTCTAAGAGCTTAGAATAGC is part of the Cricetulus griseus strain 17A/GY chromosome 5, alternate assembly CriGri-PICRH-1.0, whole genome shotgun sequence genome and encodes:
- the LOC100759473 gene encoding neuronal PAS domain-containing protein 3 isoform X6, producing MIRIFPDFSVQVTAAAAGGATAGVPAGAGMGRAGAAANGTPQNVQGITSYQQRLQALRKEKSRDAARSRRGKENFEFYELAKLLPLPAAITSQLDKASIIRLTISYLKMRDFANQGDPPWNLRMEGPPPNTSVKGAQRRRSPSALAIEVFEAHLGSHILQSLDGFVFALNQEGKFLYISETVSIYLGLSQVELTGSSVFDYVHPGDHVEMAEQLGMKLPPGRGLLSQGAAEDAASSASSSSQSETPEPVETTSPSLLTTDNTLERSFFIRMKSTLTKRGVHIKSSGYKVIHITGRLRLRVSLSHGRTVPSQIMGLVVVAHALPPPTINEVRIDCHMFVTRVNMDLNIIYCENRISDYMDLTPVDIVGKRCYHFIHAEDVEGIRHSHLDLLNKGQCVTKYYRWMQKNGGYIWIQSSATIAINAKNANEKNIIWVNYLLSNPEYKDTPMDIAQLPHLPEKTSESSETSDSESDSKDTSGITEDNENSKSDEKGNQSENSEDPEPDRKKSGSGCDNDMNCNDDGHSSSNPDSRDSDDSFEHSDFEHPKAAEDGFGALGPMQIKVERYVESEADLRLQPCESLTSDSAKDSDSAGEAGAQASSKHQKRKRRRKRQKGGSASRRRLSSASSPGLDAGLVEPPRLLSSPHSASVLKIKTEIAEPINFDNDSSIWNYPPNREISRNESPYSMTKPPNSEHFPSPQGQGGGGGGGGGGGSGGGALHVAIPDSVLTPPGADGTASRKTQFSGSAPVASDPLSPPLSASPRDKHPGGGAGGGGGGPGASNSLLYTGDLEALQRLQAGNVVLPLVHRVTGTLAATSTAAQRVYTTGTIRYAPAEVTLAMQGNLLPNAHAVNFVDVNSPGFGLDPKTPMEMLYHHVHRLNMSGPFGGAVSAASLTQMPGGNVFTTAEGLFSTLPFPVYSNGIHAAQTLERKED
- the LOC100759473 gene encoding neuronal PAS domain-containing protein 3 isoform X5, producing MIRIFPDFSVQVTAAAAGGATAGVPAGAGMGRAGAAANGTPQNVQGITSYQQRITAQHPLPNQSECRKIYRYDGIYCESTYQNLQALRKEKSRDAARSRRGKENFEFYELAKLLPLPAAITSQLDKASIIRLTISYLKMRDFANQGDPPWNLRMEGPPPNTSVKGAQRRRSPSALAIEVFEAHLGSHILQSLDGFVFALNQEGKFLYISETVSIYLGLSQVELTGSSVFDYVHPGDHVEMAEQLGMKLPPGRGLLSQGAAEDAASSASSSSQSETPEPVETTSPSLLTTDNTLERSFFIRMKSTLTKRGVHIKSSGYKVIHITGRLRLRVSLSHGRTVPSQIMGLVVVAHALPPPTINEVRIDCHMFVTRVNMDLNIIYCENRISDYMDLTPVDIVGKRCYHFIHAEDVEGIRHSHLDLLNKGQCVTKYYRWMQKNGGYIWIQSSATIAINAKNANEKNIIWVNYLLSNPEYKDTPMDIAQLPHLPEKTSESSETSDSESDSKDTSEDNENSKSDEKGNQSENSEDPEPDRKKSGSGCDNDMNCNDDGHSSSNPDSRDSDDSFEHSDFEHPKAAEDGFGALGPMQIKVERYVESEADLRLQPCESLTSDSAKDSDSAGEAGAQASSKHQKRKRRRKRQKGGSASRRRLSSASSPGLDAGLVEPPRLLSSPHSASVLKIKTEIAEPINFDNDSSIWNYPPNREISRNESPYSMTKPPNSEHFPSPQGQGGGGGGGGGGGSGGGALHVAIPDSVLTPPGADGTASRKTQFSGSAPVASDPLSPPLSASPRDKHPGGGAGGGGGGPGASNSLLYTGDLEALQRLQAGNVVLPLVHRVTGTLAATSTAAQRVYTTGTIRYAPAEVTLAMQGNLLPNAHAVNFVDVNSPGFGLDPKTPMEMLYHHVHRLNMSGPFGGAVSAASLTQMPGGNVFTTAEGLFSTLPFPVYSNGIHAAQTLERKED
- the LOC100759473 gene encoding neuronal PAS domain-containing protein 3 isoform X7 produces the protein MIRIFPDFSVQVTAAAAGGATAGVPAGAGMGRAGAAANGTPQNVQGITSYQQRLQALRKEKSRDAARSRRGKENFEFYELAKLLPLPAAITSQLDKASIIRLTISYLKMRDFANQGDPPWNLRMEGPPPNTSVKVIGAQRRRSPSALAIEVFEAHLGSHILQSLDGFVFALNQEGKFLYISETVSIYLGLSQVELTGSSVFDYVHPGDHVEMAEQLGMKLPPGRGLLSQGAAEDAASSASSSSQSETPEPVETTSPSLLTTDNTLERSFFIRMKSTLTKRGVHIKSSGYKVIHITGRLRLRVSLSHGRTVPSQIMGLVVVAHALPPPTINEVRIDCHMFVTRVNMDLNIIYCENRISDYMDLTPVDIVGKRCYHFIHAEDVEGIRHSHLDLLNKGQCVTKYYRWMQKNGGYIWIQSSATIAINAKNANEKNIIWVNYLLSNPEYKDTPMDIAQLPHLPEKTSESSETSDSESDSKDTSEDNENSKSDEKGNQSENSEDPEPDRKKSGSGCDNDMNCNDDGHSSSNPDSRDSDDSFEHSDFEHPKAAEDGFGALGPMQIKVERYVESEADLRLQPCESLTSDSAKDSDSAGEAGAQASSKHQKRKRRRKRQKGGSASRRRLSSASSPGLDAGLVEPPRLLSSPHSASVLKIKTEIAEPINFDNDSSIWNYPPNREISRNESPYSMTKPPNSEHFPSPQGQGGGGGGGGGGGSGGGALHVAIPDSVLTPPGADGTASRKTQFSGSAPVASDPLSPPLSASPRDKHPGGGAGGGGGGPGASNSLLYTGDLEALQRLQAGNVVLPLVHRVTGTLAATSTAAQRVYTTGTIRYAPAEVTLAMQGNLLPNAHAVNFVDVNSPGFGLDPKTPMEMLYHHVHRLNMSGPFGGAVSAASLTQMPGGNVFTTAEGLFSTLPFPVYSNGIHAAQTLERKED
- the LOC100759473 gene encoding neuronal PAS domain-containing protein 3 isoform X2 is translated as MIRIFPDFSVQVTAAAAGGATAGVPAGAGMGRAGAAANGTPQNVQGITSYQQRITAQHPLPNQSECRKIYRYDGIYCESTYQNLQALRKEKSRDAARSRRGKENFEFYELAKLLPLPAAITSQLDKASIIRLTISYLKMRDFANQGDPPWNLRMEGPPPNTSVKGIQMWKSELCMRKTPCEGAQRRRSPSALAIEVFEAHLGSHILQSLDGFVFALNQEGKFLYISETVSIYLGLSQVELTGSSVFDYVHPGDHVEMAEQLGMKLPPGRGLLSQGAAEDAASSASSSSQSETPEPVETTSPSLLTTDNTLERSFFIRMKSTLTKRGVHIKSSGYKVIHITGRLRLRVSLSHGRTVPSQIMGLVVVAHALPPPTINEVRIDCHMFVTRVNMDLNIIYCENRISDYMDLTPVDIVGKRCYHFIHAEDVEGIRHSHLDLLNKGQCVTKYYRWMQKNGGYIWIQSSATIAINAKNANEKNIIWVNYLLSNPEYKDTPMDIAQLPHLPEKTSESSETSDSESDSKDTSEDNENSKSDEKGNQSENSEDPEPDRKKSGSGCDNDMNCNDDGHSSSNPDSRDSDDSFEHSDFEHPKAAEDGFGALGPMQIKVERYVESEADLRLQPCESLTSDSAKDSDSAGEAGAQASSKHQKRKRRRKRQKGGSASRRRLSSASSPGLDAGLVEPPRLLSSPHSASVLKIKTEIAEPINFDNDSSIWNYPPNREISRNESPYSMTKPPNSEHFPSPQGQGGGGGGGGGGGSGGGALHVAIPDSVLTPPGADGTASRKTQFSGSAPVASDPLSPPLSASPRDKHPGGGAGGGGGGPGASNSLLYTGDLEALQRLQAGNVVLPLVHRVTGTLAATSTAAQRVYTTGTIRYAPAEVTLAMQGNLLPNAHAVNFVDVNSPGFGLDPKTPMEMLYHHVHRLNMSGPFGGAVSAASLTQMPGGNVFTTAEGLFSTLPFPVYSNGIHAAQTLERKED
- the LOC100759473 gene encoding neuronal PAS domain-containing protein 3 isoform X3 gives rise to the protein MIRIFPDFSVQVTAAAAGGATAGVPAGAGMGRAGAAANGTPQNVQGITSYQQRITAQHPLPNQSECRKIYRYDGIYCESTYQNLQALRKEKSRDAARSRRGKENFEFYELAKLLPLPAAITSQLDKASIIRLTISYLKMRDFANQGDPPWNLRMEGPPPNTSVKVIGAQRRRSPSALAIEVFEAHLGSHILQSLDGFVFALNQEGKFLYISETVSIYLGLSQVELTGSSVFDYVHPGDHVEMAEQLGMKLPPGRGLLSQGAAEDAASSASSSSQSETPEPVETTSPSLLTTDNTLERSFFIRMKSTLTKRGVHIKSSGYKVIHITGRLRLRVSLSHGRTVPSQIMGLVVVAHALPPPTINEVRIDCHMFVTRVNMDLNIIYCENRISDYMDLTPVDIVGKRCYHFIHAEDVEGIRHSHLDLLNKGQCVTKYYRWMQKNGGYIWIQSSATIAINAKNANEKNIIWVNYLLSNPEYKDTPMDIAQLPHLPEKTSESSETSDSESDSKDTSGITEDNENSKSDEKGNQSENSEDPEPDRKKSGSGCDNDMNCNDDGHSSSNPDSRDSDDSFEHSDFEHPKAAEDGFGALGPMQIKVERYVESEADLRLQPCESLTSDSAKDSDSAGEAGAQASSKHQKRKRRRKRQKGGSASRRRLSSASSPGLDAGLVEPPRLLSSPHSASVLKIKTEIAEPINFDNDSSIWNYPPNREISRNESPYSMTKPPNSEHFPSPQGQGGGGGGGGGGGSGGGALHVAIPDSVLTPPGADGTASRKTQFSGSAPVASDPLSPPLSASPRDKHPGGGAGGGGGGPGASNSLLYTGDLEALQRLQAGNVVLPLVHRVTGTLAATSTAAQRVYTTGTIRYAPAEVTLAMQGNLLPNAHAVNFVDVNSPGFGLDPKTPMEMLYHHVHRLNMSGPFGGAVSAASLTQMPGGNVFTTAEGLFSTLPFPVYSNGIHAAQTLERKED
- the LOC100759473 gene encoding neuronal PAS domain-containing protein 3 isoform X4 → MIRIFPDFSVQVTAAAAGGATAGVPAGAGMGRAGAAANGTPQNVQGITSYQQRITAQHPLPNQSECRKIYRYDGIYCESTYQNLQALRKEKSRDAARSRRGKENFEFYELAKLLPLPAAITSQLDKASIIRLTISYLKMRDFANQGDPPWNLRMEGPPPNTSVKGAQRRRSPSALAIEVFEAHLGSHILQSLDGFVFALNQEGKFLYISETVSIYLGLSQVELTGSSVFDYVHPGDHVEMAEQLGMKLPPGRGLLSQGAAEDAASSASSSSQSETPEPVETTSPSLLTTDNTLERSFFIRMKSTLTKRGVHIKSSGYKVIHITGRLRLRVSLSHGRTVPSQIMGLVVVAHALPPPTINEVRIDCHMFVTRVNMDLNIIYCENRISDYMDLTPVDIVGKRCYHFIHAEDVEGIRHSHLDLLNKGQCVTKYYRWMQKNGGYIWIQSSATIAINAKNANEKNIIWVNYLLSNPEYKDTPMDIAQLPHLPEKTSESSETSDSESDSKDTSGITEDNENSKSDEKGNQSENSEDPEPDRKKSGSGCDNDMNCNDDGHSSSNPDSRDSDDSFEHSDFEHPKAAEDGFGALGPMQIKVERYVESEADLRLQPCESLTSDSAKDSDSAGEAGAQASSKHQKRKRRRKRQKGGSASRRRLSSASSPGLDAGLVEPPRLLSSPHSASVLKIKTEIAEPINFDNDSSIWNYPPNREISRNESPYSMTKPPNSEHFPSPQGQGGGGGGGGGGGSGGGALHVAIPDSVLTPPGADGTASRKTQFSGSAPVASDPLSPPLSASPRDKHPGGGAGGGGGGPGASNSLLYTGDLEALQRLQAGNVVLPLVHRVTGTLAATSTAAQRVYTTGTIRYAPAEVTLAMQGNLLPNAHAVNFVDVNSPGFGLDPKTPMEMLYHHVHRLNMSGPFGGAVSAASLTQMPGGNVFTTAEGLFSTLPFPVYSNGIHAAQTLERKED